Proteins from one Pleuronectes platessa chromosome 16, fPlePla1.1, whole genome shotgun sequence genomic window:
- the nog1 gene encoding noggin-1: MDQPQQCVALYLLVLSLGLLMDSGVCQHYYLLRPIPSDSLPLVELKEDPDPVFDPKERDLNETELKSVLGDFDSHFLSVSPPAEDKYTGNEELDDLDVQKPGGVLPKEIRAMDFDVQFGKKHKPSKKLKRRLQQWLWAYSFCPVVYTWTDLGNRFWPRFVRVGSCLSKRSCSVPEGMVCKPANSTHLTILRWRCVQRKGGLKCAWIPVQYPIITDCKCSCSS; the protein is encoded by the coding sequence ATGGACCAACCTCAGCAGTGCGTGGCCCTGTATCTGCTGGTGCTGTCTCTTGGACTTCTCATGGACAGCGGGGTTTGTCAGCACTACTACCTCCTCCGCCCCATCCCGAGCGACAGTCTGCCGCTGGTGGAACTAAAAGAGGACCCGGACCCCGTCTTCGACCCCAAGGAGAGGGACCTAAACGAGACCGAGCTGAAGAGCGTCCTGGGGGACTTTGACAGCCACTTTCTGTCCGTCTCGCCGCCCGCGGAGGACAAATACACCGGGAACGAGGAGCTCGACGACTTGGACGTCCAGAAGCCCGGCGGGGTGCTGCCGAAGGAGATCCGAGCGATGGATTTCGACGTACAGTTCGGCAAGAAGCACAAGCCGAGTAAGAAACTGAAGCGGCGGCTGCAGCAGTGGCTGTGGGCGTACTCGTTCTGCCCGGTGGTCTACACCTGGACCGACCTGGGGAACAGGTTCTGGCCGCGGTTCGTGCGCGTGGGCAGCTGCCTCAGCAAGAGGTCGTGCTCGGTGCCGGAGGGGATGGTGTGCAAGCCTGCGAACTCGACCCACCTGACGATACTGAGGTGGAGATGCGTGCAGAGGAAGGGGGGGCTGAAGTGCGCGTGGATACCCGTGCAGTACCCCATCATCACAGACTGCAAATGCTCCTGTTCCAGCTGA